The Cyanobacterium sp. T60_A2020_053 genome segment TATGGGCTGTCGTCTAACGGCGAGTCGGTGAACCAAGAATCCCCCACTATAACCCGTAGGGTTTAGTGGTGGGAGTGTCAATTCTTCTTCAGTGACGACAAAAGTAGAGATAATTCGGTCATATTTAAAGCCTATTTCCCAAGCTAAATCATAAATTTTTTCTCTTAAAGATCGATCTAAATAATTCACTTTAATAAATATATCTAAGTCAGAACTTGGTTCAGATGTACCTCTCACACAAGAGCCAAAAATACGGGCATCTATCACAGGAATTATTAATTCTAAATGATGACGAAATTCATTAGCTATTTGAAAATCTAAATGTTTCATAATGGTGAATATAATTTATTATCAATTATCCATTGTCAATTAGCTCTCACGACACCACTTTTTCGGTAAACCTTAGTTACACTAAATTGCTAAAATTGTAAAGTAATGTAACAAAAGATGAGAACAATGGTGAAAAAAAAAGTAATTGTCATTGGTGCCGGGATTGGTGGGTTAACGGCAGGGGCGCTATTAGCAAAAAGAGGCTATGATGTGACTATCTACGATCAAGCCATTGTACCGGGGGGGTGCGCTTCCACTTTTAAACGGCGTGGATTTACCTTTGATGTGGGTGCTACTCAGGTGGCTGGATTAGAAAAAGGAGGCATCCATGAGCGGATTTTCTCAGAATTAGATATTAACATACCAGAAGCTACCTACTGTGATCCGGCTTGTGCAGTATTTTTACCCCAAGAAAAAGAACCGATTATGGTGTGGAGGGCGCAAAATGAATGGCGAGAAGAGAGAGAAAAACAATTTCCTAATAGTGGTAAATTTTGGGATTTATTAAATATTTTATTTGAACCTAGTTGGCGTTTTCAAAGTAGA includes the following:
- a CDS encoding nucleotidyltransferase domain-containing protein, which encodes MKHLDFQIANEFRHHLELIIPVIDARIFGSCVRGTSEPSSDLDIFIKVNYLDRSLREKIYDLAWEIGFKYDRIISTFVVTEEELTLPPLNPTGYSGGFLVHRLAVRRQPI